CAATCTTGCAGTAAGCATTAATTAGTGTGTTGCATGTGATATTGTCAGCTTGAATTTTCCTTTCACTCATCTCATTCAAGAGTTTGTTTGCATCCCTTATCCTGCCATCTTGGCACAGCTTGcgcaaaattgaattaaaagtaACAACTCCAGGGTACAATCCCTTAGCCTCCATCATTTCACGCATTTTCAAAGCTTCTTCCAGTTCATTTGTTTTACAATAACCATCAATCAATGTAGTATATGTCACATGATTGGgagttgcattttttatttcactAAACATCCTCATAGCTTCTCTCATCCTGCCTTCTTTGCAAAATCGATAAATAAGAGAGTTATAACTAACAATATCAAGGTTTATCCCCTCTCTTTCCATTCTGTTCTGGATGGATAAAGCCTCATAATGCATACCTTTCTTGCAATATAACGATATCAAAGTATTGTATGTGAAGATATCAGGAAGCAAACCCTTTACATCCATCTCATTTAATAACTGTTCTGCCCTTTCCACATCTCCTGCTTTTGAACAAGCATGGAATAAACAATTGTAAATGTATGTATTGGGAACAACCCCAACTTGAACCATTTTCTTGTAAATTTTCCACACCATGTGAGTAACCCCATCCTTCAACAAGGAATTCAAAAGAACAGTACAAGCATGCAAATGAGGTTTGacttcatgcaacctcatctgCTCAAAAACTTGAATTGCATCCTGTGTCATCTTTGACTTGGCATAATGTATGACAAGCCAGCTCAGCACTTGAGAATTAACTTCCTGGTTGTCATGAGTCCTCACCAAAGTGGTCAAAACTGAAGGGGATGAAAGAAAATCCTTGTGAGCAATTTTTTCAAGCATGTGTTGTGCAGTTTTGAaatgcttatgttcggtaaggATGTGAATCATGGCCCATGAACATTGCAAGGAATGGCTATAATGTGGGATGGAGTCAAGCCATTTGAAGAATGGGAAGGAATAAGAGAGCCCATAACCATAGAGTGAGAGCTGCAATAGTACCTGGTGAATGGTAGAGGAAGTGAGAGCAGAAACATTCTTCACCTTTGACAGATCGCCCCAGTGACCCTTGACCACAAATGCACACAGACTATCAACAAATTGGTTATGATTCCCAATCAAAACCATGTCTATGAATAATATGATCAATAAGGCCCATCATTTTCATTTCACAACCATCCTTTGGTGCTACGTTTTGctttcttcaatttgtttttcttgctcATGTGTTGCTTTCTCACATTCCTTGATAACCCTGAAGAAGTGGAATGTCTCATTAAAATATTACCCAATAAGAAAGAATTAAATTAGCCTATGTTTATAATATTCTAATGAACTctgaaattagtaaaaaaaaattatgtcctAGTTGATGGTCGTTTGGATTCTGTTAATTCATTTTTACTATTTGTAAACATAGCTTTTAAATCGTTATctttcaaacaaaaatgaaaaatcatgcCTGAAAATGAACTAAGATGAACAACTCATAGCTATTTAGCTTATTTTGATACAGCTTGGTGTTAACTTTCCAAAAGCATCAGCCCAAAAATATGGTAATCTTAGATACTTTCTCAGTTGCCAACCAAATGACACTGACATAACAACAACTATAACAACAAAAGCCTTAATCCACTAGGTGAAGTCAGCTACATAAATCATATGACATTATTCAGCTCAGTTAAGGAACAAATGACACTGTCACACAGCAAAATAAAACATAGTCATGGTTATACACATGTAAAATATGGTAAGAATAATGCAATGCCCGGCTATATATGTCTAGTGATAGTTGTACTATAACTGCACatgattccattttatttgaatttaaaaatagaagGCCATCAAACTTGGGATGAACCACATTTGCAGTTTTGTAAGAGTAATTAATTAGTATTAAGCATTAGCATACAAAAAAAGCAAGATATTGATTTATGTGCTTCCGATAGGTCACATCTGGAAAGTCTTCCCAGTCCAAATATGATAATACTTTTATCTCAAGTCGATGGTAATGGAAGTCCAAAGTATGTCTAATAGGAATATAGTTGCATACTTGCATAAGCTTTTTCCTTAATCAACGATGTGGATAACAGCCCCTGAAATTGCATGGTGTAGTTCACTCACATGGAAAAGAGAATGCGTGGGAGTGGGAATGAAAAGCTAATAATTATGCATGGAAGGGTAGTAATAGAAGTATACGCATACTATACCACGCATCAAACATACGTCATCTCATTTATCTCTCAGAACGTTCATCAAACACCAGGTATGCATCTTATTCAACATTTAAATCTCAACACAAAGGAATCAACAGTAGCCTAAGAATTCTTGCATTGCATTCATTACATCAATCAGCTACTATCACTAGCCAAGCAAACAACGAAACTGAGAAATTTGAAGATAACCTGTGTTTAGTGAACGATTCAAAGCAGAGAGATAATTTGAATTGAAGAACGGGTAGATAAATAATGACACACTGGAATTCAGAACGACAGAAACTAAATTTTTTGCAGACTCTTGACGATAGCGTCTGTTGTTAAGGTAAAACCCAGGTAATGGTAATGGCCGTTTGATGTAGCTTTTGTCGTAAAAGTTATCAGTCTAGattgttattgtttttcatctggttattttagtttttttttttttaataattagcaattaaaaattaaaaactatttatcaAGAATATATAGTATGAGTGCCAATACATTTGATTCTCTAAAGTCTTGCGGATTCGAATGAACTTGTGAATCGAAAAACGTGGGATGACCcgtcaaagttttttttaaacaaatattagTTATTGACAAAGCATTTGGATATTTAgtatcaacaacaaaaaaaaaagttaaaattaattttaataaatttctaaattaaaatgagaaattattttaatttttttataaaatctactacttttatgaaataaagtaatttttaagattttaaataaatataaattaactttttaatttttgattttttttttaacattctggttcatcttaaaaaaaatcatgattaatctaaaatttgattaaaaaacaaataaaatctgatcaaaaattatttcttcCATTAAACACTTAGATAATATTCAAAAGATtgaatcttaaaaataaattattaaattatttcacatcaaaattactattttttaatatattacaaaatctaaaaaaatacataacaaaataatCTATGCTAATCATTCaactttgattttgaaaaacaagAGATTTAAATAACTTGTctcaccaaaacaaaaaaatacataacaaaataatctatactaatattttaactttaataattatctgacctatttttattaaactttaattGTCACATATCTCAGTTTCATCAAACTGATATCCAATAAAAATGTGATACAGTTAAAGTAATTGTAAATTCTAACacaaataaaggaaataaattTGCAATTTTACCTAAAAACTAAAAGCAGTAATAAAGCCGAATGAGCTGATAATTTCTGGTGGTGGTGTAGTATGTATGAGTTTGAGgaagaagaatgagaagaaagagcAGGGGCAAACGTAGGCGTGCGGCATCTGCAACAACTCTGAGTCCTTCTTCCCTCTCCGCCATTCCCATTCTTTGGGTATCTCtccctcttctcttctttccatttctttcttcctttttttcgtTACCTTAACCGATTcaattttgtgaaaggatgCGTATGATACCATCTGCATTCACTGCAATAACAAAGGCGAGGAGGCCAAGGAGGATGGACTTTTGATTTGCAGCGGAAGGGGCTGCCCCGTCGCTGTCCATGCCACCTGCCTCGCCACCGGACCTAAATTTGACGGTTCCGGTAACTTCTGCTGCCCCTACTGCTGGTACAAGCGCGCCGTTGACACGTGTCGACGCCTCAGGGAGAAGGCCCTGGAAGCCAAGGGAGACTTGTCACGCTTTCTGGACAATCACGACCACGCACGTGCGGCTGCACATGTGGATCTGGTTGTTCAGGATAGTGAAGAACTCATGGAGGAAACAGGAACACAAGCACAGTCTAAAGATAATAAAGATGAGGAGGGAGAGGCACGTGTGAATCAGGTTCATGATAGGGAAGAAACTGAGACAGAACCAGAAGGGAATAAAGAAAAGGAGGGAAAGGTTCGGGATAATGAAGAACTCgtggaagaaagagaaagaaaaacagtGACAGAAGCACAATCTCAAGAGAATAAAGCTGAGGAGGATAAGTTTCAAGATGATAGTGAAGAACTCGTGGTGgaaacagaaacagaaacagAAGTTCAGTGTGAAGAGAATAAAGAGGAGGGTAAGGTTCGGGATAGTGAAGAACATGTGGAGGAAATGGAAACAGAAACAGGAGCAGAAGCGCAACCTGAAGAGAAGAAAGATGAGGGTAAGGTTCGGGACAGTGAAaaactcgtggaggaaacgcaAACGGAAACAGAAGGACAATCTGAAGAGAAGAAAGATGAGGAGGGAAAGGTGGCTGTGATGAGTAGTTCTGTGAGTGAGACCTATGATTCGGATTCTGTGGCTGTATCGatgaagaaaaggaaggataagaagaagaaggttacTTCCGCAAGGAAATCTTTGTCGTTACAACAAGAGCATAAGAATAAGCATTATAAGACTAGAGGGAAAGTTGCCAACGAGGAGGAAGTTACCAGCTTCAAAACTACGAGTTTGGGGCAGCAACCACAGAGGTGAGGTTTCCCGTGATAGTGAGTGAGTCATTTGTTGAAATCGAATCATCTGTCTAGTTGCCAGCTGGCTGTGATTACGAAAATTGTGGGCAATTGCAGCCGATGGCTGTGATGAGGATTTTGGTCTCCAAAACCACAATCAAGATTTTAAATAACGGTCCACGACCATGATTTTGTCCACAATGTCAAGGGTTTTTGGGGTGTTTGCGACCGTAACATGACCTCAACTGTGGCTGCATTTGATGTGGCGAAACTGCAACCCAGactgaaattttaaaaccttgACCGCAATGTTGTAGCTGCAATTGCGGTTTTGAAACTCTGGTACTATTGAGGTTTAAATTGCAGTAGTGGTTCTGTGTTACAGTTACTGTCATTGGCTACTATGGCCAATACAGTCCTCATCTGCAGCAGTTTAAAACCTTGGATGCATAATTGAATGagtgttttattttgattcattgaaatttaatttttttcatgtgaGAAGGAGACTTGTTTTCTCCGAAGCTAATTAAAGGGGTCAATTCAATCTTATAGTGTATTGTTTCTCAATTGCAGAATGAAGCAGAGTTCACTGGCTGCAAAGCGTAAGAGATTACTTTGGAcagcagaagaagaaaaagttctCAAGGTATAAGTttcataaaatatcatattttcctAGAACATACTGAATTATTTATATCAAGCTCTAACAATGTCAAATGGGTTAAAACTTCAAACAAAAGTTTTGATTTCAAATACATAATCATAGTTGAAAAACATATAATGTACCTTTGTTTAAGTATATGGGTCTGAATTTGTGAGAAGTAGACATCTCTGCATTCCATGATTAAACCAAGAACATTATATCGTAGGCAGTGGGGTTGCGACTGAAAGGAGAACCCTAATTTGCATATCTACCCAACAATCTTGAAGAATGGTTTTACTTTGGCTGTTCATCAATGTAATAAAAAGAGGGGTGATCTAAGCCatctaaagaatttgaattttcttgggtaaaataatggtacaaaatagGTGAATTGAAAGTCCATTTGATGTTTTGGAAGGTACAGgagaaatgaacaaaaagatagggGATATTAGTGTCTTGTTGCTTGCTGTGCGTGTACTGTGAACATTGCCTGTGAAGTTAAGGTATGTGATTTGATAGGTGTAGCTAAAATTCAACCAGGGCTATGGTGGGAGTGGGATGGAAGTTTTAATTATATCTGCACAAGAAAACAGACCAGAGTAGCATAGAAAAGTTAAAGATataaatgaagatgaagatgagagaagaagaaagataagaCCAAGGGTTTGGTTGCACGATTGGCATCACAAAACCTAAGAGACAGCAATATGCTCCTATAATTCACAAATCTGATCATTCTAACTTGGAAAttcaaaaattactaaaatactTCTATGATTAAATGTGATATTAACTTAATAAATAGTCCTTGAATTCCATGCTCTAAATAATTGTGATTTAATTATGTCTTCATAACATTACAACCAACCCAGGTATCATTGCTAAACACTTATATGTAGACTAGAATGTTGAGGTAACTTCCATGCTTCTTTTTGTGGTTGTGTTTCCAGCATTTTGGTGCAACGTTCATCATAAGATGCTGTTGGGTTATGACTATCTTTTGCATTAAATCCAATTTAACATCTCTACTTCCTGATTGATATGAATGGCATATGGGTTTTGTTATGGACAGAACAATGAaaaatctattattttattattttctttttataatgtcCTGTGTATTTATGATTTGTTTGGAGTTTGGACAGTTTCCAACATCCTGGTAAACATTTTATGTTCTCATAAGTTATTATggactttaaagttgtaaaacaTATATAATCAATTAAGGAGCTTTTTCCGTTGGACGAGGTGTATTATACAATATTCATCTAAGATATTATAGCCGCACAAGGCTTTTATTTCTCAATTATAGCTTTGGTTCTCACATTTCAGGAAGGAGTATCAAAGTTCTCCACAGAAAATCAGAATATCCCTTGGaggaaaattttggaatttggcTGTCGTGTATTTGATGAGACTCGTACTCCTGTTGATCTCAAGGATAAATGGAAGAACATTATCTCCAAGAAAAGTAGAAGTACTGATTGTAGTTATACTTTTGATTTATAAGAAGTGATATTTaggtaattattttattatttgttgttCTATCTTTTATGCTCTTTCAATTTTGGGGTTTTAGCTGGCAAGTACATGTATAAACTATATGAAAGAATTCTTAAAGATGGAATTCGTAAACCATCCTTTGTTACATTGTAGAGGAGGTCTATGCTTATGGCTTCTCTTTAGTGTTCACCTCATGTTGTTCTTTAAGTGTTATACTCAAAATATTTAAGAGTGACTAATCCAAGTGGCTGAAGATGTGAGTTGGGCTGAGAAACTATTGAATCATACATGGAAGTGTTCTCAAGATTAAGGTCTGGGGTTGAGGATTATGTACTGAACCTTTTGAATAACAAAATAGAATATCATGTAAGGAGAGGATATGCAAGCTTTGGGAACAAACAGAagttaaaaagaaggaaattGCTCATTTACAATATGAACTAGAGGTCAAACACAGCCTTTGCCATGACCAGGGCTTGGGTAGAAGATGGGGCCAAGAGCCTTAGAGGAGACTAGAGATTGTTGTGGGGAGGCACAACATCAGAGTGGTAACTGATAGGAGTTCCTTACAGGAGTTGTCATGGTCAAATTCTCTGttggttattaattattttatt
The nucleotide sequence above comes from Glycine soja cultivar W05 chromosome 11, ASM419377v2, whole genome shotgun sequence. Encoded proteins:
- the LOC114373561 gene encoding pentatricopeptide repeat-containing protein At5g38730-like isoform X1, encoding MVLIGNHNQFVDSLCAFVVKGHWGDLSKVKNVSALTSSTIHQVLLQLSLYGYGLSYSFPFFKWLDSIPHYSHSLQCSWAMIHILTEHKHFKTAQHMLEKIAHKDFLSSPSVLTTLVRTHDNQEVNSQVLSWLVIHYAKSKMTQDAIQVFEQMRLHEVKPHLHACTVLLNSLLKDGVTHMVWKIYKKMVQVGVVPNTYIYNCLFHACSKAGDVERAEQLLNEMDVKGLLPDIFTYNTLISLYCKKGMHYEALSIQNRMEREGINLDIVSYNSLIYRFCKEGRMREAMRMFSEIKNATPNHVTYTTLIDGYCKTNELEEALKMREMMEAKGLYPGVVTFNSILRKLCQDGRIRDANKLLNEMSERKIQADNITCNTLINAYCKIGDLKSALKFKNKLLEAGLKPDPFTYKALIHGFCKTNELERAKELMFSMLDAGFTPSYCTYSWIVDGYNKKDNMDAVLALPDEFLSRGLCLDVSVYRALIRRSCKVERVECAERLFNHMEGKGISGESVIYTSLAYAYWKAGNVRAASSMLEEMARRRLMITVKLYRCFSTSDAHENKVSQFFWNHVVDRGLMSRNTIILG
- the LOC114373561 gene encoding pentatricopeptide repeat-containing protein At5g38730-like isoform X2; the encoded protein is MVLIGNHNQFVDSLCAFVVKGHWGDLSKVKNVSALTSSTIHQVLLQLSLYGYGLSYSFPFFKWLDSIPHYSHSLQCSWAMIHILTEHKHFKTAQHMLEKIAHKDFLSSPSVLTTLVRTHDNQEVNSQVLSWLVIHYAKSKMTQDAIQVFEQMRLHEVKPHLHACTVLLNSLLKDGVTHMVWKIYKKMVQVGVVPNTYIYNCLFHACSKAGDVERAEQLLNEMDVKGLLPDIFTYNTLISLYCKKGMHYEALSIQNRMEREGINLDIVSYNSLIYRFCKEGRMREAMRMFSEIKNATPNHVTYTTLIDGYCKTNELEEALKMREMMEAKGLYPGVVTFNSILRKLCQDGRIRDANKLLNEMSERKIQADNITCNTLINAYCKIGDLKSALKFKNKLLEAGLKPDPFTYKALIHGFCKTNELERAKELMFSMLDAGFTPSYCTYSWIVDGYNKKDNMDAVLALPDEFLSRGLCLDVSVYRALIRRSCKVERVECAERLFNHMEGKGISGESVIYTSLAYAYWKAGNVRAASSMLEEMARRSILG
- the LOC114376830 gene encoding troponin T, cardiac muscle-like codes for the protein MRRKSRGKRRRAASATTLSPSSLSAIPILWDAYDTICIHCNNKGEEAKEDGLLICSGRGCPVAVHATCLATGPKFDGSGNFCCPYCWYKRAVDTCRRLREKALEAKGDLSRFLDNHDHARAAAHVDLVVQDSEELMEETGTQAQSKDNKDEEGEARVNQVHDREETETEPEGNKEKEGKVRDNEELVEERERKTVTEAQSQENKAEEDKFQDDSEELVVETETETEVQCEENKEEGKVRDSEEHVEEMETETGAEAQPEEKKDEGKVRDSEKLVEETQTETEGQSEEKKDEEGKVAVMSSSVSETYDSDSVAVSMKKRKDKKKKVTSARKSLSLQQEHKNKHYKTRGKVANEEEVTSFKTTSLGQQPQRMKQSSLAAKRKRLLWTAEEEKVLKEGVSKFSTENQNIPWRKILEFGCRVFDETRTPVDLKDKWKNIISKKSRSTDCSYTFDL